One part of the Cellvibrionales bacterium genome encodes these proteins:
- a CDS encoding pantoate--beta-alanine ligase, whose product MQTCQRVSDLRAQLTQARSAGKRIALVATMGNLHEGHLQLIRLAKTLADVVVASIFVNPLQFGLNEDWEQYPRTLERDSAMLSAEGCDLLFCPTETEMYPNGMETQTKVEVPTMTNILCGASRPGHFLGVTTVVAKLLNMVQPDTAIFGIKDYQQLTVINRMVEDLCIPVQIVAAPIARADDGLALSSRNSYLTAEERPRAVALYQTLCRARDTVQAGIRDYATIEASAQQQLAQAGMRPDYFSIRQAKTLEPATATDTDLVLLGAVYLGKTRLIDNVTLTI is encoded by the coding sequence ATGCAGACATGCCAACGCGTCAGCGATCTACGCGCACAGCTCACCCAAGCGCGCAGCGCCGGCAAACGAATTGCACTGGTCGCCACCATGGGCAATCTGCACGAAGGGCATCTGCAGCTAATTCGTCTGGCCAAGACATTGGCCGATGTTGTGGTTGCCAGCATCTTTGTTAACCCGCTGCAATTCGGCCTCAATGAAGACTGGGAGCAATACCCACGCACACTGGAGCGCGACAGCGCCATGCTCAGCGCGGAAGGCTGTGATCTGCTGTTCTGCCCCACCGAAACGGAAATGTACCCCAATGGCATGGAGACGCAAACCAAGGTCGAAGTCCCCACCATGACCAATATTCTGTGCGGCGCCTCCCGTCCCGGTCACTTTTTGGGAGTAACCACCGTGGTCGCCAAGCTGCTCAATATGGTGCAGCCGGATACGGCTATCTTCGGTATCAAAGATTATCAACAGCTCACCGTGATCAACCGCATGGTGGAAGACTTGTGTATACCGGTGCAAATCGTCGCAGCACCTATTGCACGCGCTGATGATGGTCTAGCTCTCAGCTCGCGCAACAGCTATCTCACCGCAGAGGAGCGACCGCGCGCTGTCGCGCTCTATCAGACCCTATGCCGCGCACGCGATACCGTACAAGCTGGCATCCGCGACTACGCAACCATCGAAGCCTCAGCACAGCAACAATTAGCACAGGCTGGCATGCGCCCTGATTATTTTTCTATTCGACAAGCCAAAACACTGGAGCCTGCCACTGCCACTGATACCGATCTCGTGCTGCTGGGCGCGGTGTATCTCGGAAAAACGCGGCTGATAGATAATGTAACGCTAACCATTTAA
- a CDS encoding aspartate 1-decarboxylase, producing MQTLMLKGKLHQACVTHSVLDYDGSCAIDSDLVKLAGMREFEQIQIYNITNGERFTTYVISGGAGSGIISVNGSAAHRAKPGDRVIICAYASYSEQELLNHAPKLVYLNEENKVIRTANTIPVQAA from the coding sequence ATGCAAACCCTAATGCTGAAAGGCAAACTTCACCAAGCCTGCGTTACGCACTCTGTGTTGGATTACGACGGTTCCTGCGCAATTGATAGCGACTTGGTCAAACTCGCTGGGATGCGTGAATTCGAACAAATTCAGATCTACAACATCACCAACGGCGAGCGTTTCACCACTTATGTTATTTCCGGTGGCGCTGGCTCAGGCATCATCTCGGTCAACGGCTCTGCGGCGCATCGCGCCAAGCCTGGCGATCGCGTTATCATTTGCGCTTACGCCAGCTACAGCGAACAAGAGCTGCTGAACCACGCGCCAAAATTGGTTTATCTGAACGAAGAAAACAAAGTCATTCGCACAGCGAACACCATTCCCGTGCAAGCTGCCTGA
- the prfB gene encoding peptide chain release factor 2 (programmed frameshift), whose product MLEINPLLNTIKDLRERSNALRGYLDYANKKDRLTEVELELGDAGVWDKPERAQELGRERAALSAVVSTLDDMESGLNDVADLLEMAAAEDDVDTVSAVETDLDALRKKLELLEFRRMFSGEMDANSCFLDIQAGSGGTEAQDWAEMLLRMYLRWGDAKGFKTELVEASAGDVAGIKSATISFQGEYAYGWLRTETGVHRLVRKSPFDSGNRRHTSFSSVFVSPEIDDNIEIDINPADLKTDVYRASGAGGQHVNKTESAVRITHMPSGIVVQCQSQRSQHANRDFAMKQLKAKLYEMEIKKQQAEQQKLEDSKADVSWGSQIRSYVLDDARIKDLRTGVETRNTQAVLDGDLDKFIEASLKSGL is encoded by the exons ATGCTAGAAATCAATCCCCTGCTGAACACTATCAAAGATTTGCGCGAGCGCTCCAACGCACTCAGGGGGTATCTT GACTACGCCAACAAGAAAGATCGCTTAACCGAAGTTGAACTGGAACTGGGAGATGCCGGTGTTTGGGACAAACCCGAACGCGCGCAAGAATTAGGACGCGAACGCGCCGCGCTCTCTGCTGTTGTCAGCACACTGGATGACATGGAAAGCGGTCTCAACGATGTCGCCGATTTATTGGAAATGGCGGCAGCAGAAGACGATGTCGATACTGTCTCTGCCGTTGAAACGGATTTAGACGCACTGCGCAAAAAATTGGAGCTGCTCGAATTCCGCCGCATGTTTTCTGGCGAGATGGATGCCAACAGTTGCTTCTTGGATATTCAAGCCGGCTCCGGTGGCACCGAAGCACAAGACTGGGCAGAAATGTTGCTGCGCATGTATTTGCGCTGGGGCGATGCCAAAGGCTTCAAAACTGAATTAGTGGAAGCCTCCGCAGGCGATGTCGCCGGTATCAAATCTGCCACTATCAGCTTTCAAGGTGAATACGCTTACGGTTGGTTGCGCACAGAAACCGGCGTGCATCGCCTCGTGCGCAAATCGCCGTTTGATTCAGGCAATCGTCGTCACACTTCTTTTTCTTCTGTCTTTGTCTCGCCGGAAATTGATGACAATATCGAAATCGACATCAATCCTGCCGATCTGAAAACCGATGTTTATCGCGCCTCCGGTGCGGGCGGTCAGCATGTCAACAAAACGGAATCTGCCGTGCGCATCACTCACATGCCCAGCGGCATTGTGGTGCAATGTCAGTCACAACGCTCGCAGCACGCCAACCGCGACTTTGCGATGAAGCAATTGAAAGCAAAGTTGTACGAAATGGAAATCAAAAAACAACAAGCCGAACAGCAGAAATTGGAAGACAGCAAAGCCGATGTGAGCTGGGGCAGCCAAATCCGCTCTTATGTGCTGGATGATGCGCGCATCAAAGATTTGCGCACTGGCGTGGAAACACGCAATACGCAAGCGGTACTGGATGGCGATTTAGATAAATTTATCGAAGCCAGTCTAAAAAGCGGACTGTAA
- the lysS gene encoding lysine--tRNA ligase, protein MTDEKIIQPEENHLIAERRAKLSAIRQRGNAFPNNFRPDSLTDALQTELGEKTKEELEVLHRIASVAGRIMAKRGPFLVLQDVAGRMQLYIDKIHAQAEEIKTWDIGDIVGATGPVHKSGKGDLYVLIESAQLLTKSLRPLPDKWHGLSDTEMRYRQRYVDLIVNDDVKRAFRTRSVVIDAIRDFLTDRDFLEVETPMMQVIPGGATAKPFVTHHNALDQRMYLRIAPELYLKRLVVGGFDKVFEINRNFRNEGLSTRHNPEFTMLEFYEAYADYRDLMDRTEDMLRYVAHRALGSAQFCNTVRNEAGEVVEQIDFDFDQPFARLSVFDSILHFNADISAEQLSTLEGARAIAEKLGIPLKKSYGLGKVQIEIFEKTVEHRLIQPTFITEYPTEVSPLARRNDNNPFITDRFEFFVGGREIANGFSELNDAEDQAERFRKQVEEKDAGDEEAMHYDADYITALEYGLPPTAGEGIGIDRLVMLLTDSPSIRDVVLFPHMRPQH, encoded by the coding sequence ATGACCGACGAAAAAATCATTCAGCCAGAAGAAAACCATCTGATCGCTGAACGGCGCGCAAAACTTTCTGCCATTCGTCAACGCGGCAATGCCTTCCCAAATAATTTTCGCCCAGACAGCCTCACCGATGCATTGCAAACAGAACTCGGCGAAAAGACCAAAGAAGAATTGGAAGTCCTGCATCGCATCGCCTCTGTCGCAGGCCGCATCATGGCCAAGCGCGGCCCTTTTCTCGTGCTGCAAGATGTGGCTGGCCGCATGCAGTTGTATATCGACAAAATCCACGCACAGGCAGAAGAAATTAAAACTTGGGACATCGGTGACATCGTCGGCGCCACAGGCCCTGTACACAAATCGGGCAAAGGCGATTTGTATGTATTGATTGAAAGCGCGCAACTGCTCACCAAATCGCTGCGCCCACTGCCGGACAAATGGCACGGTCTGTCCGACACTGAAATGCGCTACCGCCAGCGCTATGTCGACCTCATCGTCAACGACGATGTGAAGCGCGCGTTTCGCACGCGCTCAGTGGTGATTGATGCGATTCGCGATTTTCTAACCGACCGCGACTTCCTCGAAGTGGAAACACCGATGATGCAAGTCATCCCCGGCGGCGCAACGGCGAAACCTTTTGTCACGCATCACAATGCACTGGATCAGCGCATGTATCTGCGCATCGCACCGGAGCTGTACCTCAAGCGTTTAGTGGTGGGTGGCTTTGATAAAGTGTTTGAAATTAATCGCAACTTCCGCAACGAAGGACTCTCCACGCGCCACAACCCTGAGTTCACCATGCTGGAGTTTTACGAAGCCTATGCGGACTACCGCGATTTAATGGATCGCACGGAAGACATGCTGCGCTATGTCGCGCATCGTGCACTGGGCAGCGCACAGTTTTGCAATACGGTACGCAACGAAGCGGGAGAAGTTGTCGAACAAATCGACTTTGATTTCGACCAACCGTTTGCACGCCTCAGCGTTTTTGATTCCATTTTGCATTTCAATGCCGACATTTCCGCCGAGCAACTATCCACGCTGGAAGGCGCACGCGCTATTGCAGAGAAACTCGGCATCCCACTGAAAAAATCTTATGGCCTCGGCAAAGTACAAATCGAGATTTTTGAAAAAACCGTTGAACACCGTTTGATTCAACCTACTTTTATTACCGAGTACCCCACGGAAGTATCGCCACTCGCGCGCCGCAACGACAACAATCCTTTCATCACCGATCGCTTTGAGTTTTTTGTCGGCGGGCGCGAAATTGCCAACGGCTTTTCCGAGTTAAATGACGCCGAAGATCAAGCCGAGCGCTTCCGCAAACAGGTAGAAGAAAAAGATGCTGGCGATGAAGAAGCTATGCATTACGATGCTGATTACATCACTGCATTGGAATACGGTTTGCCTCCCACAGCAGGTGAAGGCATCGGCATTGACCGCTTGGTGATGCTGTTGACGGATTCGCCATCTATTCGTGATGTGGTGCTCTTTCCGCACATGCGCCCACAACATTGA
- the ung gene encoding uracil-DNA glycosylase, which translates to MSDIKLNTEWLEKLQPEFDAPYMQQLRSFLAAEKAAGKTIYPAGALWFNALNHTPFSKVKVVVIGQDPYHGPNQAHGLCFSVQKGIAPPPSLVNIFAELKRDLGIDPPPHGNLTDWADQGVLLLNAVLTVENGKAGAHQGKGWELFTDKIIALLNEQREKLVFLLWGSYAQKKGGLIDCKKHLVLTAPHPSPLSAYRGFIGCAHFSKTNQYLQKNGIQEIYWQLQKQCN; encoded by the coding sequence GTGAGCGACATCAAACTCAATACAGAATGGCTGGAAAAATTACAGCCAGAGTTTGATGCGCCTTACATGCAGCAATTACGCTCCTTTCTTGCCGCAGAAAAAGCCGCAGGAAAAACAATTTATCCAGCAGGAGCGCTGTGGTTTAACGCGCTAAATCACACACCTTTCTCAAAAGTAAAAGTGGTTGTCATCGGCCAAGACCCATACCACGGCCCCAATCAAGCACACGGCCTGTGTTTTTCTGTACAAAAAGGCATCGCGCCGCCACCATCACTGGTGAATATTTTTGCCGAATTAAAACGCGACCTCGGCATTGATCCACCACCACATGGCAACCTCACCGACTGGGCAGATCAAGGCGTGTTGCTGCTCAATGCTGTACTTACGGTTGAGAATGGCAAAGCTGGCGCACATCAAGGAAAAGGCTGGGAGTTATTTACCGACAAAATCATTGCGCTGCTGAATGAGCAACGCGAGAAATTAGTTTTTTTATTATGGGGAAGTTACGCACAAAAAAAAGGAGGGTTGATTGATTGCAAAAAACACTTGGTGTTAACCGCGCCACATCCATCGCCGCTTTCCGCTTATCGAGGCTTTATCGGCTGCGCACATTTTTCAAAAACCAATCAATACCTACAAAAAAATGGCATTCAAGAAATCTACTGGCAACTACAAAAGCAGTGCAATTAA
- a CDS encoding PilZ domain-containing protein encodes MEQDNDYANRRKHPRHNLRDVVRVVDKATGRSIGTVANLSLDGLMLINSEPLHVDCIYQLSVCVDGSVLGEAENKTIELHLGVDCLWNSPTASVTAAAYWSGCQIIDVAEEDFPTIQRLIDVLALD; translated from the coding sequence ATGGAACAAGACAACGATTATGCAAATCGCCGCAAGCATCCGCGCCATAATTTGCGCGATGTTGTGCGTGTTGTTGACAAAGCAACGGGGCGATCGATTGGCACGGTGGCTAATTTATCGCTAGATGGTCTGATGCTCATCAATAGTGAGCCCTTGCATGTTGACTGTATTTATCAGTTGAGTGTTTGTGTGGATGGTAGTGTTTTGGGTGAAGCCGAAAACAAAACTATCGAGCTGCATTTGGGTGTGGATTGTTTATGGAACAGCCCCACTGCGTCGGTGACGGCTGCCGCTTATTGGTCTGGTTGTCAGATTATTGATGTGGCTGAAGAGGATTTTCCGACAATACAGCGCTTAATTGATGTGTTGGCTTTGGATTAA
- a CDS encoding DUF1631 domain-containing protein → MDAANGAKHITPLQNMTLQFGDKVHEIFFHAAEARLLEMMDAARNSDEQWQLMQLSRELRKHKASMLARFKLSLSEGFTLFRKGELGGKDTSKEDMSRDLSLLADDDLEQDIAISSIARRADTRFSEELFGLLQRLAVLRGGKKLPDDGNPLGANQFAAALQAELQLLKLNIRFTVLFFRVFEKALLENLGDLYKQANDYLKQQGVLPNLRFGVGLSKPKPASSTVKKDTADAGVPAEEAAKGEQAEADIVPHPARIELTKRVEMETLQNPAFQQSLAAERQLYADISKLQQGAADTSVSPSSDSRSPAMRPQYFSQPAFSGQSNAAAVCSPSEVVKALSQVSTQEHAEALDYIAVPSAMTVEQYQNVTQQMKQHLGDDKSIAEDDARIIDLVGMIFEYMLGDEQLPDAVKAVLSYLHTPYLKVAFLERKLFEKPEHSSRQLLDCLADAGMRWVNTDGDSQFKVFPKIKSVIRRVLTDFHNDTSLFDELLLEMREFNQKVSHSVEVMERRAREKAEGEERLREVKRRVLREVRRSMDGHELPAHIIVLLLHPWSDYLTFTLLRYGDDSNQWHEGVDTIGEIIWSVQEKADLNERNRLAFVQESLLQRVQAGLETIAHDQVKSNRLLEALSKSQMLVLQNLIAEPASQEQRAQMEAEVSADLEEVVIDASSLSMEEINILDTLSHIPVGTWLEFDHLQDSDKVRLRIAWFNQQTSNFMLVDRGGKKVAMKSSLEIAQMILGSQARILVESGKPFFERALESILSRLKTIMAH, encoded by the coding sequence ATGGATGCGGCTAACGGCGCTAAACACATCACGCCTTTGCAAAATATGACGCTGCAATTTGGCGACAAAGTGCATGAGATTTTTTTTCATGCGGCAGAGGCGCGTTTGCTGGAAATGATGGATGCTGCAAGGAATAGCGATGAGCAGTGGCAGTTGATGCAGCTGTCTAGAGAGTTGAGAAAGCATAAAGCCTCCATGCTGGCACGATTCAAGCTAAGCCTTTCCGAAGGGTTTACTTTGTTTAGAAAAGGCGAGCTAGGCGGTAAAGATACCAGTAAGGAAGATATGTCGCGCGATCTTTCGCTGTTGGCGGATGATGATTTGGAACAAGACATCGCTATCTCGTCAATTGCCCGTCGAGCCGATACGCGATTCTCAGAAGAATTATTCGGGTTGTTACAGCGTTTAGCTGTGTTGCGCGGTGGGAAAAAATTGCCGGATGATGGCAATCCCTTGGGCGCCAATCAATTTGCAGCAGCGCTGCAAGCGGAGTTGCAACTGTTGAAGTTGAATATTCGCTTCACAGTATTGTTTTTCCGTGTTTTCGAAAAGGCGCTGTTGGAGAATTTGGGGGATTTGTATAAGCAAGCCAATGATTATTTAAAGCAGCAAGGCGTTCTTCCCAATTTGCGATTTGGCGTTGGTTTGTCGAAGCCGAAGCCAGCGTCTAGCACGGTAAAAAAAGATACAGCAGACGCAGGAGTGCCAGCCGAAGAAGCGGCTAAGGGTGAACAGGCTGAGGCTGATATCGTGCCGCATCCTGCACGCATTGAATTGACCAAGCGCGTCGAAATGGAAACGCTGCAAAATCCAGCGTTTCAACAATCGTTGGCGGCGGAGCGCCAGTTGTACGCGGATATCAGTAAATTGCAGCAGGGCGCAGCGGATACTTCTGTGTCGCCATCGTCAGATTCTCGTTCGCCAGCGATGCGCCCGCAGTATTTCAGTCAGCCAGCATTTTCAGGGCAGTCTAACGCGGCTGCCGTGTGTTCGCCGAGCGAGGTAGTTAAGGCGCTGTCACAGGTTTCTACGCAAGAGCATGCCGAAGCATTGGATTACATTGCTGTGCCTTCTGCAATGACGGTAGAGCAGTATCAAAATGTTACGCAACAGATGAAGCAACATTTGGGTGACGATAAAAGTATTGCTGAAGATGATGCGCGTATTATTGATTTGGTCGGCATGATTTTTGAGTACATGCTGGGTGATGAGCAACTGCCTGATGCAGTAAAGGCTGTGTTGAGTTATTTGCATACGCCGTATTTAAAAGTCGCATTTCTTGAGCGAAAACTGTTTGAGAAGCCCGAGCATTCTTCGCGGCAGCTGTTGGACTGTTTGGCAGATGCCGGTATGCGTTGGGTAAATACTGACGGAGACAGTCAGTTCAAAGTATTTCCAAAAATTAAATCCGTTATTCGCCGTGTGTTGACTGATTTCCACAACGACACCAGTTTGTTTGACGAACTGTTGTTGGAAATGCGTGAGTTTAACCAAAAGGTTTCTCATAGCGTCGAGGTAATGGAGCGACGAGCGCGTGAAAAAGCGGAAGGCGAAGAGCGCCTGCGTGAGGTAAAGCGACGCGTGTTGCGAGAAGTGCGCCGCAGTATGGATGGACATGAATTGCCAGCGCATATCATTGTGTTGTTACTGCACCCGTGGTCCGACTATCTGACTTTTACTTTGCTGCGCTATGGTGATGATTCGAACCAATGGCATGAGGGTGTTGATACTATCGGTGAAATCATTTGGAGTGTGCAGGAAAAAGCGGATCTCAACGAGCGCAATCGTTTGGCGTTTGTGCAAGAGTCGCTGTTGCAGCGCGTACAAGCGGGATTGGAGACTATTGCGCACGATCAGGTGAAAAGTAACCGGTTATTGGAGGCTTTGTCGAAGTCGCAAATGCTGGTATTGCAGAACTTAATTGCAGAGCCAGCCTCGCAAGAGCAGCGCGCGCAAATGGAAGCAGAAGTTAGTGCTGATCTGGAAGAGGTTGTGATCGATGCCTCTTCGCTCAGCATGGAAGAGATAAATATTCTGGATACGCTTAGTCATATACCGGTGGGAACATGGCTGGAGTTTGATCACTTGCAAGACAGCGATAAAGTTCGTTTGCGGATTGCGTGGTTTAATCAGCAGACATCTAATTTTATGCTGGTGGATCGCGGTGGAAAAAAAGTTGCGATGAAAAGCAGTTTGGAAATTGCACAAATGATTCTGGGGAGTCAAGCAAGAATCTTAGTGGAATCAGGAAAGCCATTTTTTGAAAGAGCGTTGGAAAGTATTCTTTCTCGTTTAAAAACCATCATGGCGCATTAA
- a CDS encoding MAPEG family protein: MPSTTALTIADWCILLAGLVVPFIFTIYAKATKTFDNAKPREYMERLDGARKRAHWAVQNSYETFPLFVAAVLLAERASVAQSTVNMLAVAFVVARLVYGVMYVCDKATLRSLVWVASMACVVSLFVLSA; encoded by the coding sequence ATGCCATCCACTACTGCGTTAACGATTGCTGATTGGTGCATTTTGCTGGCCGGTCTGGTTGTGCCATTTATCTTCACCATCTACGCGAAAGCCACAAAAACTTTTGATAACGCCAAGCCACGCGAATATATGGAGCGTCTTGATGGCGCTCGCAAACGCGCGCATTGGGCTGTGCAAAACAGTTACGAAACTTTCCCTCTGTTTGTGGCGGCTGTTTTGTTGGCAGAGCGTGCCAGTGTTGCGCAATCAACAGTCAATATGCTGGCGGTCGCTTTTGTTGTCGCGCGCCTTGTGTACGGTGTGATGTATGTGTGTGACAAGGCGACGCTGCGCAGTTTGGTGTGGGTCGCTTCGATGGCGTGCGTGGTCAGTCTATTTGTGTTGTCAGCTTGA
- a CDS encoding diacylglycerol kinase — protein MTDLLTENGQGSCKPGRTGIARIIAATGYSWKGFKQAWQNEAAFRQELVLAVLLLPAACWLGQDAKEIALLIGVCLIVLITELLNSAVEAVVDLASPVQHPLAGMAKDMGSAAVFVSLALVALVWGSVIWCRFVV, from the coding sequence ATGACTGATTTACTGACCGAAAACGGCCAAGGTTCATGCAAGCCCGGCCGCACAGGAATTGCGCGCATCATCGCTGCAACAGGGTATTCGTGGAAGGGCTTTAAGCAGGCATGGCAGAACGAGGCGGCGTTTCGTCAGGAGTTGGTGCTGGCGGTACTGCTGTTGCCGGCCGCTTGCTGGCTGGGGCAAGATGCAAAAGAGATTGCGTTGCTGATCGGCGTTTGTTTGATTGTACTTATTACCGAACTGTTGAACTCTGCGGTGGAGGCTGTAGTAGATCTGGCTAGCCCTGTGCAGCACCCATTGGCGGGCATGGCGAAAGACATGGGTTCGGCTGCGGTATTTGTTTCATTGGCACTGGTCGCGCTAGTATGGGGCTCGGTCATCTGGTGTCGTTTTGTTGTCTGA
- the cysE gene encoding serine O-acetyltransferase — MQPETLWQTLRSEAQTIASNEPVLASYIHSVVLRHNNLPEVMSFHLARLLDSSAAPALLLREVCAEAFQAAPSIIQQVGRDIVACYERDAACDHYLMPLLYFKGFHALQSYRVAHWLWQQGRRMLALHIQSRMSEVFAVDIHPAAVIGCGILIDHATGVVIGETAVVEDDVSMLHEVTLGGSGRARGCRRHPLIRRGVLLATGAKILGPVEIGEGAKIGGGSVVLTDIPPHSTAAGVPAKIVGKPTEEQPALAMNKK, encoded by the coding sequence ATGCAGCCAGAAACCCTGTGGCAGACTTTGCGCAGCGAAGCGCAGACTATTGCGTCTAACGAGCCAGTGCTGGCAAGTTATATTCACAGCGTGGTTTTGCGCCACAACAATTTGCCGGAAGTGATGAGTTTTCATTTGGCGCGTTTGTTGGACAGCTCCGCTGCCCCCGCGTTGCTGTTGCGGGAGGTGTGCGCGGAAGCGTTTCAAGCTGCACCGAGCATCATTCAACAAGTGGGTCGTGACATCGTTGCCTGCTACGAGCGCGATGCCGCTTGCGATCACTATTTGATGCCGCTGCTGTATTTCAAAGGCTTTCATGCGCTGCAGAGTTATCGTGTGGCGCATTGGTTGTGGCAGCAAGGGCGGCGCATGTTGGCGCTGCATATCCAGAGTCGCATGAGTGAAGTGTTTGCGGTGGATATTCATCCGGCCGCGGTGATTGGTTGCGGTATTTTGATTGATCACGCCACCGGCGTGGTCATTGGCGAAACCGCTGTGGTTGAAGACGATGTGTCGATGCTGCACGAAGTCACCTTGGGTGGTAGTGGCCGTGCACGCGGCTGTCGCCGTCATCCCTTGATACGGCGCGGCGTGTTGCTGGCAACGGGCGCTAAAATCTTGGGGCCGGTGGAAATTGGCGAAGGTGCCAAAATTGGCGGCGGCAGTGTGGTGCTGACCGATATTCCCCCGCACAGCACGGCGGCCGGTGTGCCGGCGAAAATTGTTGGCAAGCCAACCGAAGAGCAGCCGGCTTTGGCTATGAACAAAAAATAA
- a CDS encoding M15 family metallopeptidase, with product MSIVDWQVLTGQSRVPLVAVAASAAHYLHHDALPHWMQLVNDAAEVGFDLQIASAWRGFERQSLIWNSKATGLRPVLDAQGQPIDISRLSEDELLFAILRWSAIPGCSRHHWGTDLDVFDAAAVPVDYRVQLTTEECVGNGVFANLHCWLDEKLQEPDAVFFRPYCRDNGGIAPERWHLSCKPIADCYERLLREEKMLDWLMTQDIALKDRIAVHWHDIFQRFVRVAMARA from the coding sequence ATGTCGATAGTGGACTGGCAGGTATTAACAGGGCAATCGCGCGTGCCTCTCGTGGCTGTTGCTGCCTCTGCTGCACACTATCTGCATCACGATGCACTACCGCATTGGATGCAGTTGGTAAACGACGCAGCTGAGGTAGGTTTTGATTTGCAAATAGCGAGCGCATGGCGCGGTTTTGAACGCCAATCACTGATTTGGAATAGCAAAGCAACGGGACTGCGACCGGTATTGGATGCACAGGGTCAGCCCATCGACATTAGTCGGTTATCTGAAGATGAATTGTTATTCGCCATTTTGCGTTGGTCAGCGATTCCAGGTTGTTCGCGCCACCATTGGGGAACGGATCTCGATGTGTTTGATGCGGCTGCGGTGCCGGTTGATTATCGCGTGCAGCTCACTACGGAAGAGTGTGTGGGCAATGGCGTGTTTGCCAATTTACATTGCTGGTTGGATGAAAAATTGCAGGAGCCGGACGCGGTTTTTTTTCGACCCTATTGCAGAGATAATGGCGGCATTGCTCCTGAGCGTTGGCATTTGTCCTGTAAGCCCATCGCGGATTGTTACGAGCGCCTACTGCGCGAAGAAAAAATGTTGGATTGGCTGATGACACAAGATATCGCCTTAAAAGATCGCATTGCTGTGCATTGGCACGACATTTTTCAACGCTTTGTGCGCGTTGCTATGGCGAGAGCTTGA
- the folK gene encoding 2-amino-4-hydroxy-6-hydroxymethyldihydropteridine diphosphokinase: MNRVYLGIGSNVERERHITAALDALKNAFDNLQVSSVYESEAVGFDGDHFFNLVIGCDTNLSVGELSQCLRKIENDNGRLRGGERFSARTLDIDILTYGNAVGQIDGISLPRAEVLQNAFVLLPLAEIAGEELHPVENKTYADLWRAYDRPQKLWPVDFVWRGQKISRGQTA, encoded by the coding sequence GTGAACAGGGTATATCTCGGCATAGGCAGCAATGTAGAGCGTGAACGGCATATCACGGCGGCTTTGGATGCGCTAAAAAATGCCTTCGATAACTTGCAGGTTTCTTCCGTGTACGAAAGCGAAGCCGTGGGTTTTGACGGCGACCATTTTTTTAATTTGGTGATTGGCTGTGATACGAATTTGTCGGTGGGCGAGTTGTCGCAATGTTTGCGCAAAATTGAAAATGACAATGGTCGTTTGCGCGGTGGCGAGCGTTTTTCAGCACGAACGCTCGATATTGACATCCTGACTTACGGCAACGCGGTGGGGCAGATAGATGGCATCAGCCTGCCGCGCGCAGAAGTTTTGCAAAATGCGTTTGTGTTGCTGCCGCTGGCAGAAATAGCGGGTGAGGAACTGCATCCTGTCGAAAACAAAACCTATGCCGATTTATGGCGAGCGTATGATCGCCCACAAAAATTATGGCCGGTGGATTTTGTGTGGCGCGGTCAGAAAATTAGCCGTGGGCAAACGGCGTGA
- the folB gene encoding dihydroneopterin aldolase, with protein MDIVYIRDLRIETIIGIFAWEREVQQVVSLDLEMATDIRAAAASDDIVDALDYKTISKRLIQFISESRYQLIEALAEAVADIVRDEFGVAWLRLRISKPGALRGAQDVGLVIERGEKPA; from the coding sequence ATGGACATTGTTTACATCCGCGATTTGCGCATAGAAACCATCATCGGCATTTTTGCATGGGAGCGCGAAGTGCAGCAGGTGGTGAGTTTGGATTTGGAAATGGCGACGGATATTCGTGCAGCGGCAGCGAGCGACGATATTGTGGATGCGCTGGATTACAAAACCATTTCCAAACGCTTGATTCAATTTATCAGTGAAAGCCGCTATCAATTGATTGAGGCGTTAGCAGAAGCGGTGGCCGACATTGTGCGCGATGAATTTGGCGTGGCATGGCTGCGTTTGCGCATCAGCAAACCCGGCGCATTGCGCGGCGCACAAGATGTGGGTTTGGTGATTGAGCGCGGAGAAAAACCGGCGTGA